In one window of Mercurialis annua linkage group LG4, ddMerAnnu1.2, whole genome shotgun sequence DNA:
- the LOC126678578 gene encoding uncharacterized protein LOC126678578 yields MDASRISLRPFKLSDADDLLKWFGDERVAKNTRWDAISSREEALAHLEKVAIPNPWHYSICLDDRSIGYVAFWQGTLPYDKYKANVGYAVGAEYWGQGIATVAVKKGLCRVFQDFPKLARVEAYTLVDNGRSQRLLQKLGFVNEGLLRKVFYYQGEVRDFLIFSFLSTDHIL; encoded by the coding sequence ATGGATGCATCAAGAATTTCACTCCGCCCGTTCAAGCTGTCCGATGCGGACGATCTCTTGAAGTGGTTCGGGGACGAGAGGGTGGCAAAGAATACAAGATGGGACGCCATTAGCTCAAGGGAAGAAGCATTAGCACATCTTGAAAAAGTAGCCATACCCAATCCATGGCATTATTCCATATGTTTGGATGACCGTTCGATCGGATACGTCGCCTTTTGGCAAGGAACACTTCCCTACGACAAATACAAAGCAAACGTGGGATATGCAGTGGGTGCAGAGTATTGGGGACAAGGGATCGCAACAGTTGCAGTGAAGAAGGGTCTGTGTAGAGTGTTTCAAGATTTTCCTAAGTTGGCCAGAGTGGAAGCTTATACTTTGGTGGACAATGGCAGATCTCAAAGGTTGCTACAgaaacttggatttgtaaatGAAGGTCTGTTGAGGAAAGTGTTTTATTATCAAGGTGAAGTTAGAGATTTTCTCATCTTTAGTTTCCTCTCTACTGACCATATTCTGTGA
- the LOC126677030 gene encoding uncharacterized protein LOC126677030, translating into MSSLHKFKVLASQCAVVSGTPTHSPTTSPVIHLRRRKTLRMLLSRTPDHQYNRSRLPRRDDHRQSDLKKDPPEKKRVRRKLKDLFVSSPPLEDKENNNRSNNSQDDDGNLDSLPVVDNGGGGSVGGGFRGRFASRRVGGGLRPLSGTLRYRLLRRAWRPVLVTIPE; encoded by the coding sequence ATGTCATCACTCCACAAATTCAAGGTTTTAGCATCTCAATGTGCAGTGGTCTCCGGAACCCCAACTCACAGTCCAACCACTAGTCCAGTCATCCATCTCCGCCGCCGCAAGACTCTCCGTATGCTCCTCTCTCGCACTCCCGATCATCAATACAATCGCTCCCGCCTCCCTCGCCGCGACGATCACCGCCAATCTGATCTCAAGAAAGATCCGCCGGAAAAGAAAAGAGTTCGgagaaaattaaaagatttgtttGTATCGTCGCCGCCGTTAGAAGATAAAGAGAACAATAATAGGAGTAATAACAGCCAAGATGATGATGGAAATTTAGATTCGTTACCGGTTGTAGATAATGGCGGAGGCGGCAGCGTTGGCGGTGGTTTTAGAGGTAGATTCGCTTCTAGACGCGTCGGCGGCGGATTGAGACCATTGTCTGGTACGTTAAGGTATAGATTATTGAGAAGAGCATGGCGACCGGTGCTGGTAACGATTCCtgagtaa
- the LOC126677025 gene encoding LEAF RUST 10 DISEASE-RESISTANCE LOCUS RECEPTOR-LIKE PROTEIN KINASE-like 1.4 isoform X4 → MLPSAATFRFSPTITIIVFRFFVNLMSTSFASNHTSLPNCNQTYSCGHFTNVYYPFSGGLRPAYCGLPGFQLTCLHNATSVLTINSLNYQVLELNQIVQTLILTRLDLNNTACTNQLINTTFSNTLYSFESIHNEILSLFYGCDDSALPSKPPNLFACEIYGKKDAYYWFGPVPNDPILSRFHCNITLTVPVLKSSIPILENNPSFLGDVLRGGFNVSYNNPFANDCADCFRSGGHCGFDLSSGRPLCICKNDQPCPGGNSSKAPIAIGLSVAGVAVVVGIGLGVWFLLFVQRRKRASSPTSSKDLLTPPSSKSQSAPVTNFSQTIPSYPSSKSDLEKGSLYFGTQVFSYDELVEATDNFDPSRELGDGGFGTVYYGVLNDGRIVAVKRLFENNIKRAEQFMNEIEILTRLRHKNLVALYGCTSKRSRELVLVYEYISNGTVADHLHGNRTKSSLLPWKVRLSIAIETADALAYLHASDVIHRDVKTNNILLDSNFSVKVADFGLSRLFPNDVSHVSTAPQGTPGYVDPEYYQCYQLTDKSDVYSFGVVLTELLSSLQAVDTSRHRLDINLANMAVSKIQNHAINELVDPMLGFEKDYLVRKMTTSVAELAFRCLQQEKDMRPTMAEVLQALKKIESEDFGSEKVEVLDIKDDDAVLLNHVAPFSPDDESIPTDKWVSSSSITTNTTISF, encoded by the exons ATGCTTCCCTCCGCCGCCACCTTCAGATTCTCTCCGACGATCACCATAATCGTCTTTCGATTCTTTGTCAACTTAATGAGTACTTCTTTTGCTTCCAACCATACTTCTTTACCCAACTGTAATCAGACCTACTCTTGTGGACATTTTACAAACGTCTACTACCCTTTCTCCGGCGGCTTACGACCGGCTTACTGCGGTCTGCCCGGATTCCAGCTCACTTGTCTACATAACGCCACCTCAGTTCTAACAATCAACTCATTGAACTACCAAGTTCTTGAACTCAACCAAATTGTTCAAACCCTAATTCTTACCAGGTTAGACTTGAACAACACTGCATGCACCAACCAGCTCATTAACACTACGTTTAGTAACACTCTTTACTCTTTTGAATCCATCCACAATGAAATCCTCTCTTTGTTTTATGGCTGCGACGATTCTGCCTTGCCCTCCAAGCCACCGAATTTGTTCGCCTGTGAAATTTATGGAAAGAAAGACGCGTATTACTGGTTTGGTCCGGTTCCTAATGATCCTATATTGAGCAGGTTTCATTGCAATATTACTCTTACAGTGCCGGTTCTTAAGAGTTCAATACCGATTCTTGAGAATAATCCATCTTTTCTTGGAGATGTTTTGAGAGGAGGGTTTAATGTGAGTTATAATAACCCTTTTGCTAATGATTGTGCTGACTGTTTTCGTTCGGGTGGTCATTGCGGGTTTGATTTAAGCTCTGGAAGACCACTCTGCATTTGTAAAAATGATCAGCCTTGTCCAG GTGGAAACTCTAGTAAAGCTCCGATTGCAATAG GCCTCAGCGTAGCAGGTGTAGCAGTTGTAGTAGGTATTGGTTTGGGTGTCTGGTTCTTGCTTTTTGTGCAACGAAGAAAACGAGCATCTTCCCCAACAAGCAGTAAAGACCTGCTTACACCTCCTTCAAGTAAAAGCCAGTCTGCTCCTGTTACTAATTTTTCTCAGACCATCCCTTCTTATCCCTCTTCCAAATCTGATCTCGAAAAGGGAAGCCTCTATTTCGGAACTCAGGTTTTCAGTTATGACGAACTTGTTGAAGCCACTGACAATTTTGATCCTTCCAGAGAACTTGGAGATGGAGGCTTTGGCACTGTTTACTATG GTGTGCTAAATGATGGGCGAATAGTTGCAGTCAAACGCCTGTTTGAAAACAACATCAAACGTGCGGAGCAGTTCATGAATGAAATTGAGATCCTAACTCGTTTGCGCCACAAGAACCTTGTAGCATTATACGGATGCACCTCGAAACGAAGCAGAGAACTAGTACTTGTCTATGAGTACATCTCTAATGGTACTGTCGCCGATCATCTTCACGGAAACAGAACAAAATCTAGTTTGCTTCCATGGAAAGTCCGGCTGAGCATTGCGATTGAGACAGCAGATGCTCTAGCTTATCTTCATGCCTCAGATGTTATCCACCGCGATGTCAAAACCAACAATATTCTACTAGACAGCAATTTCAGTGTAAAAGTTGCTGATTTCGGACTATCCAGATTGTTTCCAAATGATGTTAGTCATGTTTCAACTGCTCCACAGGGTACTCCCGGTTATGTAGATCCTGAGTACTACCAATGCTACCAACTTACCGACAAGAGCGACGTTTATAGCTTCGGAGTAGTTCTCACCGAGCTCTTATCATCTTTACAAGCAGTAGACACGAGTAGGCATCGACTTGATATAAATTTAGCGAACATGGCAGTAAGCAAAATTCAAAATCATGCCATAAACGAGTTAGTTGATCCAATGCTTGGATTCGAAAAGGATTACTTAGTGAGGAAAATGACAACATCAGTTGCGGAATTAGCGTTCCGATGCTTGCAACAAGAGAAGGATATGAGGCCTACTATGGCAGAAGTTTTACAAGCTCTGAAGAAAATTGAGAGTGAAGATTTTGGATCAGAAAAAGTTGAAGTATTGGATATTAAGGATGATGATGCTGTTCTATTGAATCATGTTGCTCCATTTTCGCCCGACGACGAATCGATTCCAACTGATAAATGGGTTAGCAGCTCTTCTATTACTACTAATACTACTATTTCCTTCTAG